DNA from Syntrophorhabdus sp.:
GTTGACGAAGTTCCTGCAGCCCTCTATGCGCTCTTCCGACAAAAGGACGTCCCGGCCCTGGGCGGCCAGCATGGTCAGGGTGAAACGGAAGGCGTCCGTCCCGAATTCGTCGATGATGATGAGGGGATCGATGACGTTGCCCTTGGACTTGCTCATCTTTTTGCCCTCGGCATCGCGGACGAGAGCGTGGATGTAAACATCGCGGAAAGGCACGTCACCCATGAACTTGAGGCCCATCATGATCATCCGGGCGACCCAGAAGAAAAGGATGTCGAAGCCGGTTATGAGCAGAGACGTGGGATAGAACGTCCTGAGGTCCTCCGTCTCGTCCGGCCAGCCGAGGGTGCTGAAAGGCCACAATCCCGACGAGAACCAGGTGTCGAGGACATCCGATTCCTGCTTTAAGGCGCCGCCGCATTTCGGGCATGCCGGGGGATCGTCGACGGAGACGATCATCTCGCCGCAGGTTTCGCAGTACCACACCGGTATCCGGTGGCCCCACCAGATCTGGCGTGACACGCACCAGTCCCTGATGTTCTCCATCCATTCGAAGTAGACCTTCTCCCACATCTCCGGAATGATGCGCACGCGGTGCTCCCGCACGGCGGCGATGGCGGGCTCGGCCAGCGGCTTCATCCTGAGGAACCACTGGAGGGAGAGGGCGGGTTCGACGACGGTCTTGCAGCGGTAGCATTTGCCGACGCCCATAAGGTAGGGTTCCGTCTTTTCGAGGTAACCCTTTTCGTCGAGCTCCTCGACGATCCTCCTGCGGCATTCAAAGCGTTCCATACCCTGGTAGTGGAGTGCGTTCTCGTTCATGTCGCCGTTCTCGTCAATGACCTTTATAAGCTCGAGGCCATGCCTTTTCATGATCTCGAAGTCGTTGAGGTCGTGGGCGGGTGTGACCTTGAGCGCGCCCGTGCCGAACTCGACGTCGACGTAACTGTCGCCGATGACGGGGATCTTCTTGTTCACTATGGGGAGAATGACATACTGCCCGACGTACTTCCCGTATCGGGGATCCTCGGGGTTGACGGCGACGGCGGTATCTCCGAGCATCGTCTCGGGTCTCGTTGTGGCGACGGTGAGATAACCTTCGCCCTCTGCGAGCGGGTAGTGGATGTAGTAAAGGTGTCCCTGCGTTTCCTCGTGCTCGGCTTCGAGGTCGGAAAGGGCCGTCTTGCAGCGCGGGCACCAGTTTATGATGTAATTGTCCCGGTAGATCAGACCTTCGTTGTAGAGCCTGACGAAGACCTCGCGGACTGCGCGCGTGAGCCCTTCGTCCATGGTGAAGCGCTCGCGCGACCAGTCGCAGGACGCGCCAAGCCTCTTGAGCTGTTCGATGATGGTCCCGCCTGATTGCTTCTTCCACTGCCAGACCCGTTCCACGAATTTTTCCCTGCCCAGGGCCTCGCGGTTGGTGCTTTCCTTCGCCAGTTCGCGCTCAACAACGTTCTGTGTGGCTATACCGGCGTGGTCGGTCCCGGGAAGCCACAGGGAATTGACGCCGCACATGCGGAAATACCGGGTTACGATGTCCTGCAGTGTGTTGTTGAGGGCGTGGCCCATGTGAAGAGACCCCGTCACGTTGGGAGGGGGGATGACCATGGAAAAATACTCTTTCCCGGAATCGTTCCTGGCCGTGAAATATCCCTTCTCCAGCCAATCGGCGTACCATTTTTTCTCGATGCTGTGGGGGTCGTAAACCTTATCCATCATTGTCAGCTCCCTTTCCCTGAGTACCTATCAAAACGCGCTTGATGGTCGTTGTTCGTTCAAATTCCCGGGTCTTCCTTTCCTACACCGGAATGTTCCATGGCATGGGCAGGAAGATCCTCTCAAAAAGGCTGAAGGCATAACGGTCCGTCATGCCGGCGATGAAGTCGCGGACACAGGCGGCGGGGTCGTCGTGGAAGTCGTCGCGGCCTGTTTCCTTGAGGAACGCGTCGGGGTGCTTGAGGAAGTACCCGTACAGGTCCTCGATGATCTTCGAGCACTTGATGAAGTCCGCGTGAACGACGGGGCTCTCGTAGACCCGGGCATAGAGGAAGTCGCGCATCTCCAGCATCCATGCCTCCAGTTCCTTCCCGCATTCCAGTTCCATCCTGCCGCTCTCCAGCGTGTTCCAGATGACGCCGCGCACCATCGTGTCGATGCGGTCCGACACGTTGTGTCCGAGATGGTCCCGGAGATGCCGCGGGATGTCCTCTTCACCGATGACGTTGCCACGTATGGCGTCATCGATGTCGTGGTTCAGGTAGCCGATGATATCGGCGATGCGGACCACCTCCGCCTCTTTCGTGAGGGGCCTTTCATCATCGTCCCGGATGATTATGTCCCCTTTGCCCTTGGAGTGTTTTACGATCCCGTCCCTGACCTCCATCGTCAGGTTGAGACCCTCG
Protein-coding regions in this window:
- a CDS encoding valine--tRNA ligase, which produces MMDKVYDPHSIEKKWYADWLEKGYFTARNDSGKEYFSMVIPPPNVTGSLHMGHALNNTLQDIVTRYFRMCGVNSLWLPGTDHAGIATQNVVERELAKESTNREALGREKFVERVWQWKKQSGGTIIEQLKRLGASCDWSRERFTMDEGLTRAVREVFVRLYNEGLIYRDNYIINWCPRCKTALSDLEAEHEETQGHLYYIHYPLAEGEGYLTVATTRPETMLGDTAVAVNPEDPRYGKYVGQYVILPIVNKKIPVIGDSYVDVEFGTGALKVTPAHDLNDFEIMKRHGLELIKVIDENGDMNENALHYQGMERFECRRRIVEELDEKGYLEKTEPYLMGVGKCYRCKTVVEPALSLQWFLRMKPLAEPAIAAVREHRVRIIPEMWEKVYFEWMENIRDWCVSRQIWWGHRIPVWYCETCGEMIVSVDDPPACPKCGGALKQESDVLDTWFSSGLWPFSTLGWPDETEDLRTFYPTSLLITGFDILFFWVARMIMMGLKFMGDVPFRDVYIHALVRDAEGKKMSKSKGNVIDPLIIIDEFGTDAFRFTLTMLAAQGRDVLLSEERIEGCRNFVNKIWNASRLSLTFMGEQKPAHTGNSSSFLPDRWIRSRTQRVIRDVHESVLGYRFNEAANVLYSFIWHEYCDWYLELIKPNLYGKVDRFDTDATRAVLHNTLEDILKLLHPIMPFVTEEIYQRLPGRESPSVMIAPFPAVDESQIDSESEKMMETIMGIVDVIRNIRGETGIAPNVRIETVIRAGADEPFLKEYEYYIKELGKVETLTFTDGKAPDHSAVGVFKDIEVFVPLKDLIDVAKELGRIEKELARIAEDSEKLMKKLGNEAFRQKAPAEVIARNEAQYSELSARKEKLMQSRRVLENLSR
- a CDS encoding deoxyguanosinetriphosphate triphosphohydrolase, which encodes AATRGRVREEAECDIRPAFQHDRDRITHSKSFRRLKYKTQVFLSPTGDHYRTRLTHTLEVSQIARTIGRALGLNEDLVEAIALAHDLGHTPFGHSGEDVLNSLYPGGFRHYEQSLRVVDILEKDGEGLNLTMEVRDGIVKHSKGKGDIIIRDDDERPLTKEAEVVRIADIIGYLNHDIDDAIRGNVIGEEDIPRHLRDHLGHNVSDRIDTMVRGVIWNTLESGRMELECGKELEAWMLEMRDFLYARVYESPVVHADFIKCSKIIEDLYGYFLKHPDAFLKETGRDDFHDDPAACVRDFIAGMTDRYAFSLFERIFLPMPWNIPV